Within the Malus sylvestris chromosome 4, drMalSylv7.2, whole genome shotgun sequence genome, the region gaatgtatgatgtttatgtataaatgtgttggaatgtatgatgtttatgctgattaacatgagtgatgcttatgaatgttttgctatgcatgaatgGATCCATGCTttcgatatgtgaaccatgttggttgtaacacttagtatcatatactttgtgtcaaagtacgcatgttgaagctttgagttgGAATATaggggtaggtcagcgtagaccaagtgttccagtgctaggaatgcaaaagactcagaagaagttgtctgaattccctattctttaaatattttccgaatggcttgtgtgacaaaagatctcaagcggttgagagtcaaaacatttgtaatgtgtatgccttcttataatagcatttccttcagtacttagtcttccactttgaaagagtaagGCTTGGCcctatagtcataatagtcgacggtacgttcacccctggttgtcttgacaCGAACTTTTATctctcttgttgtaatgggtttgctgagagtaaaaatcctttctcttaccaagagacaaatacgtttggtgacttagcgagtagctaaatgaggcagaagATGATACAATGAGTGtttgaatggccaagatctcctcacttggtagaacttgacttccacttcccacttgttgataggggttaaccatatgggggttcccttggtatgtcattgcttcagcggaggcgtggttgtgagcctgtgccatcacctcagagtaagtcttccaagtgttggcattgatcacgtacttgaagaaacaatcgcGTAGGcatgccgtgaaggctttgagggcggtcttgtcatctgcctcaacgcAGCGaaaatactcatggctgaagcgaccggcatactctcgtagtgacttgtCCGGTTTctagcgaatagtgtacaagtcatctgcagaatgtaagcgatcggtctggaagatgtgttgaaagacaaacagtttccttagttcctcaaatgagtctactgtctcgggtggaagacgacaataccagtttagagcttcgctagagagggtggaagggaagagaagacatcgctctttgtcgatgtgcatctgatatgccatggtggactcaaagaggttaaaatgttcaatcgggtcctcccttccagtatagagttgtaaaccaagcttttgttttgtcttcgcttgaatggggtgtcgaggatcctctttgtgagagggtcaggcctgggttggttccagtcaggtatctcggcctgacgttcagccttcaacttgtttacttcctcaaggagctgtaggacaagggggtcttgagtagagtcatgtaccactggaattttcttatGTAAATCTTCATCGTCTCTcgaaagtaggaaagtttgagcaagagcgggtgatttttccttggattcgccgtactgacttctaaggcgagtctgtcggaatacctctgAGTCctttgtaccttcatgttcctctaggacctgtcgttccttccttaGATGGGCAGCTGGcatgggtcgtgggaggggactgagtttttcagaaacccttgggtcattgatcttcaagcttatgtggaggggattctctcgacgttgctttaggaagtctcggcaatcacgataaacgactttcgatgcttccaacccttctgcaaggaggtgtcttcctccacttctcctgcttcgggtcgaagcagctgggttgagagaagtctcatgttgatcaatgttttgatgattagctcgctctttattggggatacccatgtcgaatgaaggtgaccctccgtgttagagggcacccagatgatggttaatGTCCACAtaggcaacaagctcgcgtgtttgagtacgtcTAGTTTCGTGGAacgtctcgaagagcttctcatattgttcttggaggatctcattctttattgttatcttgttgttctgagcctccagctcatcgactttagcttgaagagcgagcttctttccttctttctttcgttgcttcgcactaggtgcaagaggggtgtcattctgtgtgtcaTGGCTtcattcgctccccatgttggagagggatgcctggtcaaaagagagtgtacgaatggtggaaaccagcttgacaaagctgaaaagagtgggaataagtgtcgttcccacagacggtgccaattgttaatgcacaaaatcagcgaggactttgatacaacagaaagtgtcaagtttgtgacctttgctagattgctctggtcattagtgtggataagtatgtaaatggataaagacagggaagcaaacataagatgtacgtggttcacctagattggctacgtctacggagtataTGAGtactcattaattgtgaagggtttacacaagtacataggtttaagctctcctttagtgagtactagtgaatgatttagtccaaatgacattagggattattgtgggagaatgatgtccttttatagaagagagtttctaactTTGTTCTggtcttgacacgtgtcatgctgtgattgacctttgatgttgacatgtgtcgccttgtgattggcctcttggtgttgacacgtgtcgtactgtgattggcctcttggtagGTAAACTCTTgtggatccttgacggtataacgttgaccggtgctcagtaatttcgggattggtcaagtatggtacaaacatagtcttcatttaattgcttatgatactatgcatgcatgctttgaattattaatcactgtgttTAAACTATCTCTAtatcttaatgcttagctaccattaggatatttagataAGTAATTCGATGCAATTTGGTCGGAATGCCACCggaggattgagtattgcttcttgtgattgatagttgTAATTTCACCTAGGGCGAATGTCacgtcttaggggttgcatggtttttcaaaaggttttcacaaagcgtaatgagtcatgcatgtttatatttgatatgaATGCCACAGacagattgcatgtttgatGTACATTCTAGCTTGAATGCCACCAGTAGAATATGCATAAGGAAAACCTAACtttcaaagttgcatgtgtaattcataagtaattagtaAAACAACATAAGATTGTTAAGAGGACGGCAGAACCCTAGtgttcttttattattattttctaagattgttcCCAttggtttcttttttctttaattgttttaatttaaaattcatttttaatagtttaggtcataaaatcaacattttccaaactttgttttcaattaattaattcagATTTGGTgtttacataaattattcattcaattcctGCAGaaaacgaccttacttgagctgttatactacgataaccttgtactcttgcaaatattttaaagtgtttttatccttatttttgTTGGTAAAATCCCCTTCA harbors:
- the LOC126620000 gene encoding uncharacterized protein LOC126620000; the protein is MGIPNKERANHQNIDQHETSLNPAASTRSRRSGGRHLLAEGLEASKVVYRDCRDFLKQRRENPLHISLKINDPRVSEKLSPLPRPMPAAHLRKERQVLEEHEGTKDSEVFRQTRLRSQYGESKEKSPALAQTFLLSRDDEDLHKKIPVVHDSTQDPLVLQLLEEVNKLKAERQAEIPDWNQPRPDPLTKRILDTPFKRRQNKSLVYNSILEGRTRLNILTSLSPPWHIRCTSTKSDVFSSLPPSLAKL